The proteins below are encoded in one region of Rhinolophus sinicus isolate RSC01 linkage group LG07, ASM3656204v1, whole genome shotgun sequence:
- the S1PR5 gene encoding sphingosine 1-phosphate receptor 5 isoform X3 — translation MDPGLLRPAPVSDVIVLHYNYTGKLRGARYQPGAGLRADAVVCLAVCALIVLENLAVLLVLGRHPRFHAPMFLLLGSLTLSDLLAGAAYAANILLSGPLTLRLSPALWFAREGGVFVALAASVLSLLAIALERLLTMARRGPAPAAGRGRTLALAAAAWGVSLLLGLLPALGWNCLGHLDSCSTVLPLYAKAYLLFCVLAFLCILATICALYARIYCQVRANARRLRAHPGAVGGLSSRARRTPRSLALLRTLSIVLLAFVACWGPLFLLLLLDVACPARACPVLLQADPFLGLAMANSLLNPIIYTLTNRDLRHALLRLVCCGRRPCGGDGGASPRSGSDAVASDGLHRWLPPDLDGSFSRSERSSPQRDGLHIRGSNSAPTAAETLVASPAPAAD, via the coding sequence ATGGATCCGGGGCTGCTGAGGCCGGCGCCGGTGAGCGATGTCATCGTCCTGCACTACAACTACACCGGCAAGCTCCGCGGTGCGCGCTACCAGCCCGGCGCGGGACTGCGCGCCGACGCTGTCGTGTGCCTGGCTGTGTGCGCGCTCATCGTGCTCGAGAACTTGGCGGTACTGTTAGTGCTCGGACGCCACCCGCGCTTCCATGCGCCCATGTTCCTGCTCTTGGGCAGCCTCACACTGTCCGACCTGCTGGCTGGCGCCGCCTACGCTGCCAACATCCTACTGTCCGGGCCACTCACGCTGCGCCTGTCGCCCGCGCTCTGGTTTGCACGCGAGGGTGGCGTCTTTGTTGCGCTCGCTGCTTCTGTGCTGAGCCTCCTGGCCATCGCGCTGGAACGCCTCCTCACCATGGCGCGCAGGGGACCCGCGCCGGCTGCTGGTCGCGGGCGCACGCTGGCACTGGCGGCCGCCGCCTGGGGCGTGTCGCTGCTCCTCGGGCTACTGCCAGCGCTGGGCTGGAATTGCCTGGGCCACCTGGACTCCTGCTCCACAGTCCTTCCGCTTTACGCCAAGGCTTACCTGCTCTTCTGCGTACTCGCCTTCCTCTGCATCCTGGCCACCATCTGTGCGCTCTACGCGCGCATCTACTGCCAGGTGCGGGCCAACGCGCGGCGCCTGCGGGCGCATCCTGGGGCTGTTGGGGGCCTCTCGAGCCGAGCGCGCCGCACGCCGCGCTCACTGGCGCTGTTGCGTACGCTCAGTATAGTGCTCCTGGCCTTTGTGGCGTGTTGGGGCCCCCTCTTCCTGCTGCTTTTGCTCGACGTGGCGTGCCCGGCGCGCGCCTGCCCCGTGCTCCTTCAGGCGGACCCTTTCCTAGGCCTGGCCATGGCCAACTCTCTTCTAAACCCCATCATCTACACGCTCACCAACCGTGACCTGCGCCACGCGCTCTTGCGCCTCGTCTGCTGCGGCCGCCGCCCTTGTGGCGGAGACGGGGGCGCCTCCCCGCGATCCGGGAGCGACGCTGTGGCTTCAGACGGCCTGCACCGCTGGCTGCCCCCAGACCTGGATGGCAGCTTTAGCCGCTCCGAGCGCTCGTCGCCCCAGCGGGACGGGCTGCACATTCGCGGCTCCAATAGCGCGCCCACAGCCGCCGAGACCCTGGTAGCCTCACCAGCACCAGCTGCAGACTGA